One Rhodoferax ferrireducens T118 DNA segment encodes these proteins:
- the secA gene encoding preprotein translocase subunit SecA codes for MATNILTKIFGSRNDRQLKQYRKSVVRINAMEAELEKLSDEALRGKTQEFKDRIAKGESLDALLPEAFAVVREGSKRVMKMRHFDVQLLGGMSLHNGKISEMGTGEGKTLTATMPVYLNALTGKGVHVVTVNDYLANRDAQWMGKLYNFLGLSVGINLPNMAREEKQAAYRADITYGTNNEYGFDYLRDNMVYEGADRVQRGLNYAIVDEVDSILIDEARTPLIISGQAEDQTDLYIAINKVVPLLQRQEGEEDIRTGEGVTKPGDFTVDEKSHQVFLTEQGHESAERILSELGLIPEGATLYDPANITLMHHLYAALRANHLYHRDQHYVVQNGEIVIVDEFTGRLMSGRRWSEGLHQAVEAKEGVAIQPENQTMASITFQNYFRLYGKLAGMTGTADTEAYEFQEIYGLETLVMPPNRPSRRDDQLDRVYKTTREKYEAAIKDIRECYERGQPVLVGTTSIENSEIIAALLDKEKLPHQVLNAKQHAREAEIIAQAGRSKVITIATNMAGRGTDIVLGGNVSKELEAVEADETLTAEQKQQQIDAIQAQWVQEHEKVKALGGLRIIATERHESRRIDNQLRGRSGRQGDPGSSRFYLSLDDSLMRIFAGDRVKAIMDRLKMPDGEAIEAGIVTRSIESAQRKVESRNFDMRKQLLEYDDVANDQRKVIYQQRNEILDAGDLSAQIASLRAGCFDDLVRQYVPVESVEEQWDIATLEKVLADDWQLNLALQQQVSAASAITDHDLLTSVQQEADRVFAAKVEQVGGENFTQFERMVLLQSIDTHWREHLSSLDYLRQGIHLRGYAQKQPKQEYKREAFELFSQLLDAVKNDVTKVLMTVKVQSSEQLEQAAEDMESRGESIANVTYMAPTETGEVETITDDETFRKKSTIPGGNVPRVGRNELCPCGSGKKYKHCHGKLA; via the coding sequence ATGGCCACTAACATTCTCACCAAAATTTTCGGCAGTCGCAATGACCGCCAGCTCAAACAGTACCGCAAGAGTGTGGTGCGCATCAACGCCATGGAAGCCGAGCTTGAGAAGCTCTCTGATGAGGCGTTGCGCGGCAAGACCCAGGAGTTCAAGGATCGCATCGCCAAGGGGGAGTCCCTGGATGCCCTGTTGCCCGAGGCGTTTGCCGTGGTGCGTGAGGGTTCCAAGCGTGTGATGAAGATGCGCCATTTCGACGTGCAGTTGCTCGGCGGCATGTCCCTGCACAACGGCAAGATTTCCGAAATGGGCACCGGCGAAGGCAAGACACTTACCGCCACCATGCCGGTGTACCTCAATGCGTTAACGGGCAAAGGGGTTCACGTCGTCACGGTTAATGATTACCTGGCCAATCGGGATGCGCAGTGGATGGGCAAGCTCTACAACTTTTTGGGTTTGAGCGTCGGCATCAATCTGCCCAACATGGCGCGCGAGGAAAAGCAGGCGGCGTACCGCGCCGATATCACCTACGGCACCAACAACGAATACGGCTTTGATTACCTGCGCGACAACATGGTCTACGAGGGGGCCGACCGGGTGCAACGCGGCCTCAATTACGCCATTGTTGATGAGGTCGATTCAATCCTGATCGACGAGGCACGCACACCGCTCATCATCAGCGGCCAGGCCGAAGACCAGACTGACCTTTACATTGCCATCAATAAAGTGGTGCCCTTGCTGCAACGCCAGGAAGGTGAAGAAGACATTCGCACCGGCGAAGGTGTCACCAAGCCGGGTGACTTCACCGTGGATGAGAAGAGTCATCAGGTTTTCTTGACCGAGCAGGGGCACGAGAGCGCCGAGCGCATTCTCTCCGAGCTGGGGCTGATTCCTGAAGGCGCCACACTGTACGACCCGGCCAATATCACGCTGATGCATCACCTGTATGCCGCGTTGCGCGCCAACCATCTGTATCACCGTGACCAGCACTATGTGGTGCAAAACGGCGAAATTGTGATCGTGGACGAATTCACGGGCCGACTGATGTCGGGGCGGCGCTGGAGCGAGGGCTTGCATCAGGCCGTGGAGGCCAAGGAGGGTGTCGCCATTCAGCCTGAAAACCAGACCATGGCGTCGATCACGTTCCAGAACTACTTCCGCCTGTACGGCAAGCTGGCGGGCATGACAGGCACGGCCGACACCGAAGCCTACGAGTTCCAGGAAATCTACGGTCTTGAAACGCTGGTGATGCCACCGAACCGTCCCAGCCGACGTGACGACCAGTTGGACCGGGTCTACAAGACCACGCGTGAAAAATACGAGGCGGCGATCAAGGATATCCGGGAGTGTTATGAGCGCGGTCAGCCGGTGCTGGTGGGCACGACCTCCATCGAGAACTCGGAAATCATTGCCGCATTGTTGGACAAGGAAAAATTGCCGCATCAGGTGCTCAACGCCAAGCAGCATGCGCGCGAGGCGGAGATCATTGCCCAGGCCGGGCGCTCAAAGGTCATCACCATCGCCACCAATATGGCGGGTCGGGGTACGGACATTGTGTTGGGCGGCAACGTCAGCAAGGAGTTGGAAGCGGTGGAAGCGGATGAAACGCTGACGGCCGAACAGAAACAACAGCAGATTGACGCGATACAAGCGCAGTGGGTGCAGGAGCACGAAAAAGTCAAGGCCTTGGGGGGCTTGCGCATCATTGCAACTGAACGCCACGAGTCGCGCCGTATCGACAACCAGCTGCGTGGCCGCTCCGGTCGCCAAGGCGATCCCGGCTCGTCGCGCTTCTACCTGAGTTTGGACGACTCGCTGATGCGCATTTTTGCCGGGGACCGGGTCAAGGCGATCATGGACCGGCTCAAGATGCCCGATGGCGAGGCGATCGAAGCCGGCATCGTGACGCGCTCAATCGAGAGCGCCCAGCGCAAGGTGGAGTCGCGCAATTTCGACATGCGCAAGCAGTTGTTGGAGTACGACGACGTGGCCAACGACCAGCGCAAGGTGATTTACCAGCAGCGCAATGAAATTCTGGACGCCGGCGACCTGAGCGCCCAGATTGCCTCCTTGCGTGCGGGTTGTTTCGATGATCTGGTGCGTCAATATGTGCCGGTGGAGTCGGTTGAAGAGCAGTGGGATATTGCGACACTGGAAAAGGTTCTGGCTGACGATTGGCAGCTGAATCTGGCATTGCAGCAGCAGGTCAGCGCAGCGAGCGCAATTACCGATCATGATCTGCTGACCAGCGTGCAACAGGAGGCCGATCGGGTCTTTGCCGCCAAGGTGGAGCAGGTGGGCGGTGAAAACTTTACCCAGTTCGAGCGCATGGTGTTGCTGCAAAGCATTGACACCCATTGGCGTGAACACTTAAGTTCGCTGGACTATCTGCGCCAGGGCATTCATTTGCGTGGCTATGCCCAGAAGCAACCGAAACAGGAATACAAGCGCGAAGCATTCGAGCTCTTCAGCCAGTTGCTTGACGCCGTTAAGAATGATGTCACCAAAGTGCTCATGACCGTCAAGGTGCAATCCAGCGAACAACTGGAACAGGCCGCTGAGGACATGGAGAGTCGGGGTGAAAGCATCGCCAATGTGACCTATATGGCACCTACTGAAACCGGCGAGGTTGAAACCATTACCGACGACGAAACTTTCAGGAAAAAATCGACCATTCCGGGCGGAAACGTTCCCCGTGTCGGTCGCAACGAGCTGTGTCCTTGCGGCAGTGGCAAAAAGTACAAACACTGCCACGGCAAGCTGGCCTGA
- a CDS encoding M23 family metallopeptidase: MQLIITDAWLAKSRAIHLSGTKLVLAALLASLTLILLAAGVYHYVFLKGAREGWPVVGNLLRVVVKDEFAQRDRFMRENLDALARKLGEMQAKLRQLESLGERVSGLAGVNPLEIKAQTGQGGALVSGHSLSMDELQTTLDDLARLTDQRTDLLTVLESRLFEQKIRNMMVPTQPPVITATVGSAFGWRLDPLTGRTALHTGLDFPAISGTPIVAAAGGVVVTQEFHPEYGNMIEIDHGNDLISRYAHASKVLVKKGDLIRRGQKIAEVGTTGRSTGAHLHFEVLVMGIPQDPQKFLAAGQNLATPQLAKLMAAAPARPSRPENRLAGQR, translated from the coding sequence ATGCAATTGATTATCACGGATGCGTGGCTCGCCAAGAGTCGTGCGATACACCTCAGTGGTACCAAGCTGGTTCTGGCTGCGTTGCTGGCCTCATTGACCTTGATATTGCTGGCGGCGGGTGTCTACCACTATGTGTTTTTGAAGGGTGCCAGGGAGGGGTGGCCCGTGGTCGGCAACTTGCTGCGCGTGGTCGTGAAGGATGAGTTTGCCCAACGGGACCGGTTTATGCGTGAAAACCTGGATGCATTGGCGCGCAAGTTGGGCGAAATGCAGGCAAAACTGAGGCAATTGGAGTCTTTGGGTGAGCGGGTCTCGGGCTTGGCAGGGGTTAACCCGCTCGAGATCAAGGCCCAGACGGGTCAAGGCGGCGCGCTCGTGTCGGGGCATTCATTGTCGATGGACGAGCTGCAGACGACGCTGGACGACCTGGCGCGCCTGACCGATCAACGGACCGATTTGCTGACGGTGCTGGAGTCGCGTTTGTTTGAGCAGAAAATTCGCAACATGATGGTGCCGACACAGCCGCCGGTCATCACAGCGACGGTAGGTTCTGCCTTTGGCTGGCGTCTGGACCCGCTGACCGGCCGTACGGCGCTGCACACCGGGCTGGATTTCCCGGCCATTTCTGGAACACCCATCGTCGCTGCTGCCGGTGGCGTGGTGGTAACGCAGGAGTTTCATCCCGAATACGGCAACATGATTGAAATTGATCACGGCAATGACCTCATCAGCCGTTATGCCCATGCCTCCAAAGTACTGGTCAAGAAGGGCGACTTGATCAGGCGCGGGCAAAAGATTGCCGAGGTGGGTACCACCGGCCGCTCCACGGGCGCGCATTTGCATTTTGAGGTGTTGGTGATGGGCATTCCGCAGGACCCCCAGAAGTTTCTGGCGGCCGGGCAAAACCTGGCAACACCTCAATTGGCCAAGCTGATGGCTGCTGCGCCAGCCCGGCCAAGCCGCCCAGAAAATCGGTTGGCCGGTCAAAGGTAA
- the msrP gene encoding protein-methionine-sulfoxide reductase catalytic subunit MsrP encodes MLIKTNRDGFCQPLASEITSQRVYEQRRTLVKLMASGVAGAALSAWASRAAHAQEASLTPRPGKQPALPSVKSSLAGAITMEKLTPYKDASSYNNFYEFGTDKADPARHAHTLKTSPWTVEIEGLVKKPAQYTLEDLLKLSAQQERVYRLRCVEGWSMVIPWIGYSLSELIKKVEPLGSAKYVEFVTLADPKTMPGVGSRVLDWPYVEALRLDEAMHPLTLLSFGMYGELLPNQNGAPVRLVVPWKYGFKSGKSLVKIRFTDKPPATAWNKAAANEYGFYSNVNPNVDHPRWSQATERRIGEDGLFAKKRKTLMFNGYEAQVGQLYAGMDLKKFF; translated from the coding sequence ATGCTGATCAAAACCAATCGCGACGGCTTTTGCCAGCCGCTCGCCAGCGAGATCACGTCCCAGCGCGTTTATGAGCAACGGCGCACCCTTGTCAAGCTGATGGCCAGCGGTGTGGCAGGTGCAGCACTGTCTGCCTGGGCTTCGCGCGCTGCCCATGCACAAGAAGCCAGCCTGACGCCCCGACCCGGCAAGCAGCCTGCGCTACCCAGTGTGAAGTCGAGCTTGGCGGGTGCCATCACCATGGAAAAGCTGACACCTTACAAGGACGCCAGCAGCTACAACAATTTTTACGAATTTGGCACCGACAAGGCAGACCCTGCACGCCATGCCCATACCCTCAAGACCAGCCCCTGGACGGTGGAAATCGAAGGACTGGTCAAAAAGCCGGCCCAATACACACTGGAGGATTTGCTGAAACTCAGTGCCCAGCAAGAGCGCGTTTATCGGCTGCGCTGTGTTGAAGGCTGGTCCATGGTGATTCCGTGGATCGGTTATTCGCTCAGTGAGTTGATCAAAAAAGTGGAGCCGCTGGGCAGCGCCAAGTACGTGGAGTTTGTCACGCTGGCCGATCCCAAGACGATGCCGGGCGTCGGCTCCCGGGTTCTTGATTGGCCCTATGTCGAAGCTTTGCGCCTGGACGAGGCCATGCACCCGCTGACCCTGCTGAGCTTCGGCATGTACGGCGAGCTGCTGCCCAATCAAAACGGGGCGCCGGTGCGCCTGGTGGTGCCCTGGAAATATGGCTTCAAGAGCGGCAAAAGTCTGGTCAAAATCCGCTTCACCGACAAGCCGCCCGCCACCGCCTGGAACAAGGCCGCTGCCAATGAATATGGTTTCTACTCCAACGTGAACCCCAACGTGGACCACCCGCGCTGGAGCCAGGCGACCGAGCGGCGGATCGGTGAGGATGGCTTGTTTGCCAAGAAGCGCAAGACCCTGATGTTCAATGGCTATGAGGCACAGGTCGGGCAACTCTACGCGGGCATGGACCTCAAGAAGTTTTTCTGA
- a CDS encoding sulfite oxidase heme-binding subunit YedZ: MSALAARRPAAWLRPLLRHRLAKPLVFGLSLLPFCWLLYGAIFDQLGANPAEALVRATGDWTLRFLCLVLTVTPLRVISNTPALASFRRMLGLFVYFYVAMHLLSYSWFDMGFDMTEIGRDIAKRPFILVGFSAFVLLTALALTSFNRAIKTLGAKRWQLLHRLVYIVAGLALLHFFWMRAGKNDFAEVLVYALILGLLLGWRLVNFISKTRR; the protein is encoded by the coding sequence ATGTCGGCGCTCGCCGCGCGGCGGCCAGCAGCGTGGTTGAGGCCGCTTCTGCGCCACCGCCTGGCCAAACCGCTCGTCTTTGGCTTGTCGCTGCTGCCGTTTTGCTGGCTGCTTTATGGGGCGATCTTTGATCAGTTGGGTGCCAATCCGGCCGAAGCGCTGGTTCGGGCCACCGGGGACTGGACGCTGCGCTTCCTGTGCCTGGTGCTGACGGTCACGCCACTGCGGGTCATCTCCAACACACCGGCGCTGGCGAGTTTTCGACGCATGCTGGGTTTGTTCGTGTATTTCTACGTCGCCATGCATTTGCTGAGCTACAGCTGGTTTGACATGGGGTTTGACATGACCGAGATCGGGCGAGACATTGCCAAGCGCCCGTTCATTCTGGTGGGTTTCTCGGCTTTTGTTCTGCTCACCGCATTGGCTTTGACATCCTTCAATCGGGCCATCAAAACCCTTGGCGCCAAACGCTGGCAGCTTTTGCACCGGCTGGTTTATATCGTTGCCGGGCTCGCGCTGCTGCACTTCTTCTGGATGCGCGCGGGCAAAAATGATTTTGCCGAGGTGTTGGTGTACGCCCTGATTCTGGGCTTGCTGCTGGGCTGGCGATTGGTCAATTTTATAAGTAAAACTCGGCGCTAG
- the lysA gene encoding diaminopimelate decarboxylase — translation MTLQNPPGQPHFAYRGNELFCEEIRLSDLVRAHGTPLFVYSKSAMLAALAAYQRGFAGRNVQICYAMKANPALGVIQVFAEAGCGFDIVSGGDMDRVLAAGGRAEKIIFSGVGKTRAEMRRALRAGIGCFNVESEAELEVLSEVALSMGVAAPVSIRVNPNVDPKTHPYISTGLKDSKFGVAHERVLPTYQRAVKLAGVRVVGIDCHIGSQITQEGPYLDAVDRMLDLVEAIEAAGIPLHHIDFGGGLGIDYHGETPPDAGLLWQKLLARLDARGFGQRHLMIEPGRSLVGNAGVCLSEVLYLKPGEQKNFCIIDAAMNDLPRPAMYQAFHQIVPLNRRPGAPDTYDVVGPICESGDWIGHDRSLAVQPGDLLAVLSAGAYCMSMASNYNSRGRAAEILVDGAQAYVIRQRETIADQMQGESLVGQMPTTLFI, via the coding sequence ATGACACTCCAAAATCCTCCCGGCCAGCCCCATTTTGCCTACCGGGGCAATGAACTTTTTTGTGAAGAAATTCGCTTGAGTGATCTGGTACGAGCCCACGGTACCCCGCTTTTCGTCTATTCGAAAAGCGCCATGCTGGCGGCACTGGCCGCTTACCAGCGTGGCTTCGCCGGGCGCAACGTGCAGATCTGTTACGCCATGAAAGCCAATCCGGCACTCGGCGTGATTCAGGTTTTTGCCGAAGCGGGCTGCGGTTTTGACATTGTCTCGGGCGGTGACATGGACCGTGTGCTGGCCGCGGGTGGTCGGGCTGAAAAAATAATTTTCTCGGGCGTCGGCAAGACCCGTGCGGAAATGCGGCGTGCGTTACGGGCCGGCATTGGCTGTTTCAACGTCGAGAGTGAAGCGGAGCTTGAAGTTCTGAGCGAGGTGGCTTTGTCCATGGGGGTGGCGGCACCGGTGAGCATCCGCGTCAATCCCAATGTGGACCCCAAGACTCACCCCTACATTTCCACCGGTCTCAAGGACAGCAAGTTCGGCGTGGCGCATGAACGCGTGCTGCCGACTTACCAGCGGGCCGTGAAGCTGGCCGGCGTTCGGGTGGTCGGTATCGATTGCCACATCGGCTCACAGATCACGCAGGAGGGACCTTATCTGGATGCAGTGGACCGTATGCTGGATCTGGTGGAAGCGATTGAGGCGGCGGGCATTCCCCTTCATCACATCGATTTTGGCGGTGGCCTGGGCATTGATTACCACGGCGAGACACCGCCCGATGCCGGGCTTCTCTGGCAAAAGCTGTTGGCTCGTCTCGATGCGCGCGGCTTTGGCCAGCGGCATTTGATGATCGAGCCGGGGCGCTCGCTGGTGGGCAATGCCGGGGTGTGCCTGTCGGAGGTGCTGTATCTCAAACCCGGCGAGCAAAAAAACTTCTGCATCATCGACGCCGCCATGAACGACTTGCCGCGCCCGGCCATGTACCAGGCGTTCCACCAGATCGTGCCGTTGAACCGGCGCCCGGGTGCCCCGGACACTTACGACGTGGTGGGCCCCATCTGTGAGAGCGGCGACTGGATCGGGCATGACCGCTCCCTGGCGGTGCAGCCGGGCGACCTGCTGGCGGTGCTGTCAGCAGGGGCCTACTGCATGAGCATGGCCAGCAACTACAACTCGCGCGGACGTGCTGCAGAAATTCTGGTGGACGGTGCCCAAGCCTACGTTATTCGGCAACGTGAAACGATTGCGGATCAGATGCAAGGTGAAAGTCTGGTCGGTCAGATGCCAACTACGCTATTTATTTGA
- the lptM gene encoding LPS translocon maturation chaperone LptM has product MLRFLQILVSTVVLASGVVSLSACGQQGPLYLPTEPAVAKRTTWPETQTAPSPASLPAHAASAATPAPQ; this is encoded by the coding sequence ATGTTGAGATTCTTGCAAATTCTAGTCAGTACGGTGGTCCTTGCCAGCGGCGTGGTAAGCCTGTCGGCTTGCGGTCAGCAAGGCCCGCTGTATTTGCCCACAGAACCAGCCGTTGCAAAACGGACCACCTGGCCCGAAACGCAGACTGCCCCGTCACCTGCCAGCTTGCCTGCCCACGCAGCCTCGGCTGCCACCCCCGCGCCCCAATGA
- the cyaY gene encoding iron donor protein CyaY, with product MNDLEFMDRAENLLKAVETSCDRINDQTLADIDSQRVGSMVTLVFSNKSQIVINLQKPLHEIWLAAKSGGYHYKFDNKQWLDTKGQGEFFANLSRCASEQAGCPLVLNS from the coding sequence ATGAACGACCTTGAATTCATGGACCGCGCTGAAAATCTGCTCAAAGCGGTTGAAACCAGTTGCGACCGCATCAATGACCAGACGCTGGCCGATATCGACAGCCAGCGCGTCGGGAGCATGGTCACACTGGTTTTTTCAAACAAGAGCCAGATTGTCATCAATCTGCAAAAGCCATTGCATGAAATCTGGCTGGCGGCCAAGTCGGGCGGCTATCACTATAAATTTGATAACAAGCAGTGGCTTGACACCAAGGGCCAGGGCGAGTTTTTTGCCAATTTGTCGCGCTGTGCCAGCGAGCAGGCGGGCTGCCCGCTGGTGCTTAATTCCTGA